A genomic region of Sphaeramia orbicularis unplaced genomic scaffold, fSphaOr1.1, whole genome shotgun sequence contains the following coding sequences:
- the LOC115416168 gene encoding tissue factor pathway inhibitor-like — protein sequence MSACQARCHSSDKPSSAPEVQTQAPPRTERLQSPVGTGEMPVSASVVQLNASHPLPNDGSVPSWCFSPADRGTCDGSSRRFAFNPDTRRCHMFVFSGCGGNQNNFSHRRHCMRKCTGRTKDRGMKMIRIRKKNMDIVSRSV from the exons ATGTCTGCGTGTCAGGCACGATGTCACAGCAGCG ACAAACCCAGTTCAGCCCCAGAGGTCCAGACCCAGGCTCCTCCAAGAACTGAGCGTCTGCAGTCCCCAGTAGGAACTG gGGAAATGCCAGTGAGTGCATCTGTGGTGCAGCTGAACGCCTCCCACCCACTACCAAACG ATGGTAGTGTTCCCTCCTGGTGCTTCAGTCCTGCAGACAGAGGAACCTGTGACGGCTCCAGCAGGAGGTTCGCCTTCAACCCCGACACCAGGAGGTGCCACATGTTTGTGTTCAGCGGCTGTGGAGGAAACCAGAACAACTTCAGCCACCGCAGACACTGCATGAGGAAGTGCACCGGCAGAACCAAAG aTCGTGGGATGAAGATGATCAGGATAAGGAAGAAAAACATGGACATCGTTTCTCGTTCAGTGTGA